A window of Chloracidobacterium sp. N contains these coding sequences:
- the nuoD gene encoding NADH dehydrogenase (quinone) subunit D yields the protein MSSLRHSNVIELDYAPQQKIRELLREQSALDNAITVSMGPQHPSTHGVLRLELILDGETVISAKPDIGYLHTGMEKQMETKKYQQNIVITDRMDYLNPMGNNLGYVMTVEKLLGLTHDIPPRAQTLRVLLTELQRIASHLVWLGTHALDLGAMSLFFYCFREREKVLNIYEAVCGGRMTVSYFRVGGLPYDVPPNFNRLVRDFLDEFPAALAEYHKLLTNNPIFQKRTRGVGVLSGEDAIALGVTGPTLRGSGVAHDVRRAEPYCGYETYDFDIPVEREGDVYARYLVRMREMEESWKICRQALDRLKPGPIKADSPKIVLPDREEMKHQMDALIHHFLLAAYGFSVPPGEAYHAIEGSKGELGFYIISDGTERPFRCHVRGPSFVNLQAIPKLCQGALLADVVAIIGSLDIVLGEIDR from the coding sequence ATGTCATCCCTTCGCCATTCCAACGTCATTGAACTCGACTACGCCCCGCAGCAGAAGATTCGGGAACTGCTGCGCGAGCAGTCGGCGCTCGACAACGCCATTACGGTGAGCATGGGGCCGCAGCACCCTTCAACCCACGGTGTGCTGCGGCTGGAACTCATCCTGGACGGCGAAACCGTCATCAGCGCCAAACCGGACATCGGCTATCTCCACACCGGCATGGAGAAGCAGATGGAAACGAAGAAGTACCAGCAGAACATCGTCATCACCGACCGGATGGATTACCTCAATCCGATGGGCAACAACCTGGGCTACGTGATGACGGTCGAAAAGCTGCTGGGGCTGACCCACGACATTCCGCCGCGCGCACAAACGCTGCGGGTACTGCTGACCGAACTGCAACGGATCGCTTCCCACTTGGTCTGGCTTGGGACGCACGCGCTCGACCTGGGCGCGATGTCGCTGTTTTTCTACTGCTTCCGCGAGCGCGAAAAGGTTCTCAACATCTACGAAGCCGTCTGCGGCGGGCGCATGACGGTCAGTTACTTCCGCGTCGGCGGCCTGCCCTACGACGTGCCGCCGAATTTCAACCGCCTGGTCCGGGACTTTCTGGATGAGTTCCCGGCGGCGCTGGCGGAGTACCACAAGCTGCTGACGAACAATCCGATTTTCCAGAAGCGAACCCGTGGCGTCGGCGTGCTGTCCGGGGAAGATGCGATTGCGCTGGGGGTGACGGGGCCGACGCTGCGCGGCTCCGGCGTGGCGCATGACGTGCGCCGGGCAGAACCCTACTGTGGCTATGAAACCTACGACTTTGACATTCCGGTGGAGCGGGAGGGCGACGTGTATGCCCGCTACCTCGTGCGCATGCGCGAAATGGAGGAAAGCTGGAAGATTTGTCGCCAGGCCCTCGACCGCCTCAAGCCAGGACCCATCAAGGCGGATTCCCCGAAGATTGTTCTGCCCGACCGCGAGGAAATGAAGCACCAGATGGATGCCCTCATCCATCACTTCCTGCTGGCCGCTTATGGATTCAGTGTGCCCCCCGGCGAAGCCTACCACGCCATCGAAGGCTCCAAGGGCGAGCTGGGCTTCTACATCATCAGCGACGGGACGGAACGCCCCTTCCGCTGCCACGTGCGCGGCCCCTCGTTTGTGAACCTGCAGGCCATTCCAAAGCTTTGCCAGGGTGCGTTACTGGCCGATGTTGTGGCCATCATCGGCAGTCTGGACATCGTGCTGGGCGAAATTGACCGGTAA
- a CDS encoding FkbM family methyltransferase, whose protein sequence is MRWWRTARTLYSLWSYAWSGVTWRDKWLAFLLAGLVSMGEHRVRARSWFFNRINACAREGQVHLRLRIGRRICTVAMRQGDREDFLIGGELVKRAYAPPPFTPRQIVDGGANIGLFAIYASALFPEAKLVCYEPDEKNLAQLRYNLAINQIAAEVQPVGLWSRETTLYYHPVVSCGGYIDETPPGIPIPCVVPQIGPDCWLKLDIESSEYEVLPRLLADGAYPRWISMELHAFAERGPELLRLLEAHGYHVRGDVSPELWLTTIEAWREPSDGP, encoded by the coding sequence ATGCGTTGGTGGCGCACAGCCCGCACGCTGTATTCGCTGTGGTCCTATGCCTGGTCCGGTGTGACCTGGCGGGACAAATGGTTGGCTTTTCTGCTGGCCGGGCTGGTTTCGATGGGCGAGCACCGGGTGCGGGCGCGAAGCTGGTTTTTCAACCGAATCAATGCCTGCGCCCGTGAGGGACAGGTTCACCTGCGGCTGCGGATTGGCCGGCGCATCTGTACCGTCGCCATGCGCCAGGGCGACCGTGAGGATTTCCTGATCGGTGGGGAACTGGTCAAAAGGGCCTATGCGCCGCCGCCCTTCACGCCGCGCCAGATCGTGGATGGCGGAGCCAACATCGGCCTGTTTGCCATCTATGCCAGCGCCCTTTTTCCTGAAGCCAAACTGGTCTGCTACGAGCCGGATGAAAAGAATCTGGCGCAGTTGCGGTACAACCTGGCAATCAACCAGATCGCGGCAGAGGTGCAGCCCGTGGGCCTGTGGTCACGCGAAACCACGCTGTACTACCATCCGGTTGTTTCCTGTGGGGGATACATTGACGAGACACCGCCGGGGATTCCGATTCCATGTGTCGTCCCCCAGATCGGGCCGGATTGCTGGTTGAAGCTCGACATCGAAAGCAGTGAATACGAGGTGCTGCCGCGCCTGCTGGCCGATGGGGCGTATCCGCGCTGGATTTCGATGGAACTCCACGCTTTTGCAGAGCGCGGGCCGGAATTGCTCCGGCTTCTGGAAGCCCATGGCTACCACGTGCGCGGGGATGTGTCGCCGGAGCTGTGGTTGACCACGATTGAAGCGTGGCGGGAGCCGTCCGACGGGCCGTGA
- a CDS encoding NADH-quinone oxidoreductase subunit B produces the protein MGLETTIGAALPEILTARLEDLINWSRKSSLWPATFGLACCAIEMMNATSARNDMARFGSEVFRASPRQADVMIVAGRVSRKMAPVLRRIYDQMPDPKWVISMGACATAGGIFNNYAIVQGVHQVVPVDVYVPGCPPRPETLMYAIMKLQEKIMAERLTDRRDRNLLPEELPKGAAA, from the coding sequence ATGGGACTCGAAACGACGATTGGCGCCGCCCTGCCGGAAATCCTGACGGCGCGCCTCGAAGACCTCATCAACTGGTCGCGCAAGTCATCGCTGTGGCCGGCCACGTTTGGCCTGGCCTGCTGCGCCATCGAGATGATGAATGCCACTTCGGCCCGTAACGACATGGCGCGGTTTGGTTCGGAGGTGTTCCGCGCCAGTCCGCGTCAGGCCGATGTCATGATTGTGGCCGGGCGGGTCTCCCGCAAAATGGCCCCGGTGCTGCGCCGCATCTACGACCAGATGCCGGACCCGAAGTGGGTCATTTCGATGGGGGCCTGCGCCACGGCCGGCGGGATTTTCAACAACTACGCCATCGTGCAGGGCGTGCATCAGGTCGTGCCGGTGGATGTCTATGTGCCGGGGTGTCCGCCGCGCCCGGAAACCCTCATGTACGCCATCATGAAGCTTCAGGAAAAGATCATGGCCGAGCGGTTGACCGACCGCCGCGACCGCAACCTGCTGCCGGAAGAACTCCCCAAAGGAGCTGCGGCATGA
- a CDS encoding NADH-quinone oxidoreductase subunit C, with protein MSEPKAATVDATGDDLALIKGATDTLAQLRQRFQTAIEQVIVQHGEVTVYVSRAAIVEVARYLRDEPKLLFNLLSDLCGVDRGLEADPRFEVVYHLFSIPHGYRLRLKVRVPEQDCEVPTLVGIYPTAEWHERETFDLMGIRFTNHPDLRKILTPDDLEGHPLRKDFPLQGY; from the coding sequence ATGAGCGAACCAAAGGCTGCGACCGTGGATGCAACGGGCGACGACCTGGCGCTGATCAAGGGTGCAACGGATACGCTGGCCCAGTTGCGTCAGCGTTTTCAGACAGCCATCGAGCAGGTCATCGTCCAGCACGGCGAAGTGACGGTGTATGTCTCCCGCGCCGCCATCGTGGAGGTGGCGCGTTACCTGCGTGACGAGCCAAAGCTGTTGTTCAACCTGCTTTCCGACCTGTGTGGTGTGGACCGGGGGCTTGAAGCCGACCCGCGCTTTGAGGTGGTCTATCACCTGTTTTCCATCCCACACGGCTATCGCCTGCGCCTGAAAGTGCGTGTCCCGGAACAAGACTGTGAAGTGCCCACGCTGGTCGGCATCTATCCGACGGCCGAGTGGCACGAACGGGAAACCTTTGACCTGATGGGCATCCGCTTCACCAACCATCCTGATCTGCGCAAGATTCTGACCCCCGACGATCTGGAAGGCCACCCACTACGAAAGGACTTTCCGCTCCAGGGTTACTGA
- a CDS encoding glycosyltransferase has protein sequence MTHARRQLLYFLEESHGGVADYAHEQCQALTALGVEVTLLTTPCYPVRSGAQYIRCPRLLEPRPERPIANRWWRGGRYVWIKLENYRRLVQTIRTSGIRRVIIGSFGEYLAPLWSPSLRRLQREGVVFGAVVHDPVRDYVIGPRWWHRWSVGDAYAHLREAFVHEDITLDTMRPNPGLRVTVVPHGIYPYPPPTASREAVRRELALPDDAPVLLAFGNIRDAKNLHLVIESLQHCRRAYLVVAGRVQSAGQRPVAFYRELAARLGVANRCRWMERYVPDEEAANLFAAADVVVLTYSRAFRSASGVLALAANYHVPCLASGGAGPLRTLVQKYALGRWVEPDDLQALVTGLEDLLQRPPQPHWLRFREENSWQVNAQRIIGRMFGDGGDG, from the coding sequence ATGACGCACGCCCGGCGGCAACTGCTCTACTTTCTCGAGGAAAGTCACGGCGGGGTGGCCGACTATGCCCACGAACAATGCCAGGCGCTGACCGCGCTGGGCGTCGAGGTGACGCTGCTGACGACGCCATGCTACCCGGTACGCTCCGGGGCGCAGTACATCCGCTGCCCGCGCCTGCTGGAGCCGCGCCCGGAACGTCCGATTGCCAACCGCTGGTGGCGCGGCGGGCGCTACGTCTGGATCAAGCTGGAAAACTATCGCCGTCTCGTGCAGACCATCCGCACCAGCGGCATCCGGCGCGTCATTATCGGGTCGTTTGGGGAATATCTGGCTCCCCTGTGGTCGCCTTCGCTGCGGCGGTTGCAGCGGGAAGGGGTTGTTTTCGGGGCTGTTGTTCACGATCCGGTGCGCGATTATGTCATCGGGCCGCGCTGGTGGCACCGGTGGTCGGTCGGGGATGCCTACGCCCATCTGCGGGAGGCGTTCGTCCACGAAGACATTACCCTTGACACCATGCGGCCAAACCCCGGCCTGCGGGTGACGGTCGTGCCGCATGGTATCTATCCGTATCCGCCGCCGACGGCCTCCCGTGAAGCTGTGCGCCGGGAGCTGGCACTGCCGGACGACGCGCCGGTGCTGCTGGCCTTTGGCAACATACGCGATGCCAAAAACCTGCACCTGGTCATCGAAAGTTTGCAGCATTGCCGCCGGGCGTACCTTGTTGTGGCCGGGCGGGTGCAGTCGGCGGGGCAGCGTCCCGTGGCGTTTTACCGCGAACTGGCCGCGCGGCTGGGCGTTGCCAACCGCTGCCGGTGGATGGAGCGGTACGTACCGGATGAAGAAGCTGCCAATCTCTTTGCGGCCGCGGATGTCGTCGTGCTGACCTACAGCCGGGCTTTTCGTTCTGCCAGCGGCGTGCTGGCGCTGGCGGCCAACTATCATGTGCCATGTCTGGCATCGGGCGGCGCGGGGCCACTCAGGACGCTGGTTCAGAAGTATGCGTTGGGGCGGTGGGTCGAACCGGATGATCTTCAGGCGCTTGTGACGGGTCTGGAAGACCTGTTACAACGCCCTCCACAACCGCACTGGTTGCGTTTTCGTGAGGAAAATTCCTGGCAGGTCAACGCGCAGCGCATCATTGGGCGCATGTTTGGCGACGGGGGAGATGGTTAG
- the nuoE gene encoding NADH-quinone oxidoreductase subunit NuoE, whose amino-acid sequence MPTFADVLTPEFDRQADAIIARYPQKRSAILPLLHLVQNACNYVPEDGMRFIAKKLGLNMNDVYETLTFYSMLFTEPIGTYHIQLCRTISCYLCGAPQIREHLEKRLGIRPGQKTPDGRFRLSEVECIGACSAAPAMQINFDFHEHLTPEKVDAILDALP is encoded by the coding sequence ATGCCAACCTTTGCTGACGTACTGACACCCGAATTTGACCGCCAAGCGGACGCCATCATTGCCCGCTACCCGCAGAAACGCTCGGCCATCCTGCCCCTGCTGCACTTGGTGCAGAATGCCTGCAACTACGTCCCGGAAGACGGCATGCGCTTCATTGCCAAAAAGCTTGGGCTGAACATGAACGACGTGTATGAAACGCTGACGTTCTATTCCATGCTGTTCACCGAGCCGATTGGCACGTACCACATCCAGCTCTGCCGGACGATCAGTTGCTACCTGTGCGGCGCGCCGCAGATTCGGGAACACCTTGAGAAGCGGTTGGGCATCCGGCCGGGACAGAAAACCCCGGACGGGCGCTTCCGGTTGAGTGAAGTCGAATGTATCGGCGCGTGTTCGGCCGCGCCGGCCATGCAGATCAACTTCGACTTTCACGAGCATCTCACCCCTGAAAAGGTGGATGCCATTCTCGATGCCCTGCCATGA
- a CDS encoding NADH-quinone oxidoreductase subunit A, which translates to MSNELQNYIPLLMVFGLASFVATMILNTSRLLGPKIRTREKLMPYECGNDPVGSARERFSVKFYLVCLLFILFDIEAIVLIPWAVVYKALADELGNKLFVYGEMMLFVATLFIGYIYVWKKGVFDWSK; encoded by the coding sequence ATGTCGAATGAACTCCAGAACTACATTCCGCTGCTGATGGTGTTTGGACTGGCGTCTTTCGTGGCGACGATGATTCTGAACACCTCGCGGCTGCTGGGTCCCAAAATCAGAACCCGTGAAAAACTCATGCCCTACGAGTGTGGCAACGACCCGGTGGGCAGCGCGCGGGAACGCTTCTCGGTCAAGTTTTATCTGGTGTGCCTGCTGTTCATCCTGTTCGACATCGAAGCCATTGTGCTGATTCCCTGGGCGGTGGTGTACAAGGCGCTGGCTGATGAACTCGGCAACAAGCTGTTCGTCTATGGCGAAATGATGCTGTTTGTGGCGACGCTGTTCATCGGCTACATCTACGTGTGGAAGAAGGGTGTTTTCGACTGGAGCAAGTAG
- the pgeF gene encoding peptidoglycan editing factor PgeF, translating to MPDQAFVFRRSGDVAVLVCLPLEAAGFRHGFSTRPGGVSPLPAQALNLGYFAGDSPENVTENRRRFLAVLGETKDRLHTLRQVHGDTVQLLDTVSEATAEPMEGDAWIGQEPGRWAAVYTADCQAVLLGCPRTGAFAAVHAGWRGTLARIVAKTVVRLRETYGVRPEDLHVALGPAASVAHYEVGEEVVEAFQQAFPSEAAAWFQRPSPGGKLHLDIPQANRWQLMEAGVRPDRIHASGWCTMTRPDLFFSYRRERQRGPVGRLIATIGRAGSPG from the coding sequence ATGCCTGACCAAGCCTTTGTCTTTCGACGTTCTGGAGACGTGGCCGTTCTGGTCTGCCTGCCGCTCGAAGCCGCCGGTTTCCGGCATGGCTTCAGCACCCGGCCGGGCGGCGTGAGTCCGCTGCCGGCACAGGCGCTCAACCTGGGCTACTTTGCCGGTGACAGCCCGGAAAACGTCACGGAAAACCGACGCCGGTTTCTGGCGGTGCTCGGTGAAACCAAAGACCGTCTGCACACGCTCCGGCAGGTACACGGTGACACGGTGCAGCTTCTGGACACGGTTTCCGAAGCTACGGCGGAACCGATGGAAGGGGATGCCTGGATCGGACAGGAGCCGGGCCGGTGGGCGGCGGTGTACACGGCCGACTGCCAGGCCGTACTGCTGGGTTGTCCCCGGACAGGGGCCTTTGCCGCCGTCCATGCCGGGTGGCGTGGGACGTTGGCGCGGATTGTCGCAAAGACCGTTGTCCGGCTCAGGGAGACCTACGGCGTACGCCCGGAAGACCTGCACGTTGCACTGGGGCCGGCGGCAAGTGTTGCCCACTATGAAGTGGGCGAAGAAGTTGTCGAAGCCTTCCAGCAGGCCTTTCCTTCGGAAGCGGCGGCATGGTTTCAGCGGCCGTCGCCCGGCGGAAAGCTGCATCTGGACATCCCGCAGGCCAACCGCTGGCAGTTGATGGAAGCCGGTGTCCGTCCTGACCGCATTCATGCTTCCGGCTGGTGCACGATGACGCGCCCGGATTTGTTTTTTTCCTACCGCCGCGAACGCCAGCGGGGGCCGGTGGGACGCCTCATTGCCACGATTGGGCGCGCCGGTTCGCCCGGATAG
- a CDS encoding VWA domain-containing protein, giving the protein MITRYGKWDGLDLDQFNLEKLLEKLSDFFLQSGFSQGGWSRRIQDPDQSLEALREAIRQLIRSGELLDETDMKALQDASGALDENKLDELVDALIQRLLKEGYLRATPDERGTPTPRPGQGRIEKDEGARIKFALTEKGMDFLGYKALSQLLGSLGRSYAGRHDTQHLSTGIEAFQSSKPYEFGDTLNLDVNATLLSAIQRHGLGVPLEVEYSDLMIHQSEYTSSCATVLMLDCSHSMILYGEDRFTPAKRVALALTHLIRTQYPGDTLKLVLFHDSAEEVPLGRLSQLTVGPYHTNTAEGLRLARRLLLAQRVDMRQIIMITDGKPSALTMEDGRIYKNSMGLDPMIMEATYREVAQCRRSNIAINTFMLADDPYLVNFIKRVTSIAQGKAYFTTVMTLGEYVMMDFLRRKQKKVR; this is encoded by the coding sequence ATGATTACGCGCTACGGAAAATGGGATGGTCTCGACCTGGACCAGTTCAACCTTGAAAAGCTGCTCGAAAAGCTGTCCGACTTCTTCCTGCAGAGCGGCTTTTCCCAAGGCGGCTGGTCGCGCCGCATTCAGGACCCGGACCAATCACTGGAGGCCCTGCGGGAAGCCATCCGGCAGCTCATTCGCTCCGGGGAACTGCTTGACGAGACGGACATGAAGGCCCTTCAGGATGCCTCCGGCGCGCTGGATGAAAACAAGCTCGATGAGCTGGTGGATGCGCTCATCCAGCGGTTGCTCAAAGAGGGCTACCTGCGCGCCACCCCGGATGAGCGCGGGACGCCGACGCCGCGCCCCGGACAGGGACGCATCGAAAAGGACGAGGGTGCGCGCATCAAGTTTGCGCTGACCGAGAAGGGTATGGACTTTCTCGGCTACAAGGCGCTCAGCCAACTGCTCGGCTCGCTTGGCCGAAGCTACGCCGGGCGGCACGACACGCAGCACCTTTCCACCGGCATCGAGGCGTTTCAATCCAGCAAGCCGTACGAGTTCGGCGACACGCTCAATCTGGATGTCAACGCCACGCTGCTGTCGGCCATTCAGCGCCATGGGTTGGGGGTTCCGCTTGAAGTGGAATACAGCGACCTGATGATTCACCAGTCGGAGTACACCAGCTCGTGCGCCACGGTGCTCATGCTGGATTGCAGTCACAGCATGATCCTGTACGGCGAAGACCGCTTCACCCCGGCCAAGCGCGTGGCTTTGGCGCTGACGCATCTCATCCGCACGCAGTATCCCGGCGACACCCTCAAGCTGGTGCTCTTCCATGACTCAGCCGAGGAAGTGCCGCTTGGCAGGCTGTCGCAGCTTACCGTCGGGCCCTACCACACGAACACGGCCGAGGGACTCAGGCTCGCGCGCCGCCTGCTGCTGGCCCAGCGCGTGGATATGCGGCAGATCATCATGATTACCGACGGCAAACCCTCGGCGCTGACCATGGAAGACGGACGGATTTACAAAAACTCCATGGGGCTTGACCCGATGATTATGGAGGCAACCTACCGGGAGGTCGCCCAGTGCCGGCGCAGCAACATTGCCATCAACACCTTCATGCTGGCCGATGACCCCTACCTGGTGAATTTCATCAAGCGCGTGACGAGCATTGCGCAGGGCAAGGCGTACTTTACGACCGTCATGACGTTGGGTGAGTACGTCATGATGGACTTCCTGCGGCGCAAGCAGAAGAAAGTACGCTGA
- a CDS encoding alpha/beta fold hydrolase, which translates to MRILAILLLATVALGCAGTLAYQRPLTVINWYDQWRLWWAGIAAREVVIDGVRLHYKEGGAGEPLVLIHGLGGSSDADWGQVIVPLSRRFHVYAIDLPGFGRSDKPANASYAIREQSATVVKFLDRVGVRQAHLCGLSMGGWIAAYTASENPERVARLILVDSAGIRFEPPPDRALLDPGTTPEDFTNFLKVLFFQPPQLPAPVVRDFQAQARRQAWVIDRALAAMLTGDDALEPRLNRITSPTLIIWGRQDALLPLHSGEKLKGGLPTANFVVIDRCGHMPPIERPEAFLREAERFLGAATPAQNEYMLVP; encoded by the coding sequence GTGCGTATTCTGGCCATCCTGCTTCTGGCGACAGTTGCCCTGGGCTGCGCCGGGACGCTGGCCTATCAGCGTCCGCTCACGGTCATCAACTGGTATGACCAGTGGCGATTGTGGTGGGCGGGTATTGCGGCGCGGGAAGTCGTCATTGACGGCGTTCGCCTGCACTACAAGGAAGGCGGTGCCGGTGAGCCGCTCGTGCTCATTCACGGTCTGGGCGGCAGTTCGGACGCCGACTGGGGACAGGTCATCGTGCCGCTGTCACGCCGCTTTCACGTCTATGCCATTGATCTGCCGGGATTCGGACGCTCGGACAAACCCGCCAACGCCAGTTATGCCATTCGTGAGCAGTCCGCAACGGTGGTGAAGTTTCTCGACCGGGTGGGTGTCCGGCAGGCGCATCTGTGTGGGCTGTCCATGGGCGGCTGGATTGCGGCCTACACAGCCAGCGAAAACCCGGAACGGGTGGCGCGGCTCATTCTGGTGGACAGCGCCGGAATTCGCTTCGAGCCGCCCCCGGACCGCGCCCTGCTCGACCCGGGAACCACTCCCGAAGATTTCACGAACTTCCTCAAGGTGCTGTTTTTCCAGCCGCCGCAGCTCCCCGCGCCTGTGGTTCGGGACTTCCAGGCGCAGGCGCGTCGCCAGGCCTGGGTAATTGACCGGGCGCTGGCTGCGATGCTGACCGGCGACGATGCGCTCGAACCGCGCCTGAACCGGATTACGTCCCCAACGCTCATCATCTGGGGCCGACAGGACGCCCTGCTACCGCTGCATTCGGGCGAAAAGCTCAAAGGCGGACTGCCAACGGCCAATTTCGTGGTCATTGACCGCTGCGGACACATGCCCCCCATTGAGCGCCCGGAAGCCTTTCTGCGCGAAGCCGAGCGGTTTTTGGGCGCGGCGACGCCGGCCCAGAACGAATACATGTTGGTTCCATAG
- the fabZ gene encoding 3-hydroxyacyl-ACP dehydratase FabZ has translation METLLSTTQIQAFLPHRYPFLLVDRIIDLTPGQRIVGLKNVTINEPFFQGHFPGMPVMPGVLQIEAMAQTGGLLLLNQIAEPEKKLLLFAGIDEVKFRRPVVPGDTLHITMTLLRFKGRVARLRGEITVEGQAVSEAIITSVLVDRDSLTTG, from the coding sequence ATGGAAACCCTGCTGAGCACGACGCAAATTCAGGCTTTTCTCCCCCACCGCTACCCGTTTCTACTGGTGGACCGCATCATCGATCTGACGCCCGGACAGCGCATCGTCGGTCTCAAAAACGTCACCATCAACGAGCCGTTTTTTCAGGGACACTTCCCCGGCATGCCCGTCATGCCCGGCGTGCTGCAAATCGAAGCCATGGCGCAGACCGGCGGACTGCTGCTGCTGAACCAGATTGCCGAACCGGAAAAAAAGCTGCTGCTCTTTGCCGGGATTGACGAAGTGAAGTTCCGCCGCCCGGTCGTCCCCGGCGACACCCTGCACATCACCATGACGCTGCTCCGCTTCAAGGGCCGGGTTGCCCGTTTGCGCGGCGAAATCACTGTCGAGGGGCAGGCCGTTTCCGAGGCCATCATCACCTCTGTTCTCGTGGATCGGGACAGCCTGACGACCGGCTGA
- the thiD gene encoding bifunctional hydroxymethylpyrimidine kinase/phosphomethylpyrimidine kinase translates to MTASTTTVTLSIAGLDPAGGAGLLADLKTMAAHGVHGVGVLTATTAQNTVGVKSFHPLPPEVVLAQLDALHEDLTIAAAKTGMLATGDIIDALADWLATNWRAPLVVDPVLVASSGHLLLEPDAIARLKAKLLPLATVVTPNLPEATELVGFPVETVEAMGEAARALHALGPRWVLVKGGHLPGDATDVLFDGREFHTFSGSRIAMETHGTGCTLSAALAAMLGRGLSVVEAVTRAKAYVRETMTRAMRVGRGKPLLGHLPLNHA, encoded by the coding sequence ATGACGGCTTCCACAACAACGGTCACACTTTCCATTGCCGGACTTGACCCGGCGGGCGGTGCCGGTCTGCTGGCCGATCTGAAAACGATGGCGGCCCATGGCGTGCACGGGGTGGGCGTCCTGACCGCCACAACGGCCCAGAACACCGTCGGCGTCAAAAGCTTTCATCCGCTGCCGCCGGAGGTCGTTCTGGCGCAACTGGATGCCCTGCATGAAGACCTGACCATAGCCGCCGCCAAAACCGGCATGCTGGCCACGGGTGACATCATTGATGCCCTGGCCGACTGGCTGGCCACAAACTGGCGTGCGCCGCTGGTCGTGGACCCGGTACTGGTGGCGAGCAGCGGGCATCTTCTGCTTGAACCCGACGCCATTGCCCGGCTGAAAGCCAAACTGCTGCCGCTGGCCACCGTGGTGACGCCCAACCTGCCGGAAGCGACGGAACTGGTCGGCTTTCCGGTCGAGACGGTCGAAGCCATGGGCGAAGCCGCGCGCGCCCTCCACGCGCTTGGCCCCCGGTGGGTTCTGGTCAAGGGCGGACATCTGCCCGGAGACGCCACGGACGTGCTGTTTGATGGCCGGGAATTCCACACCTTCTCCGGCAGCCGGATTGCAATGGAAACCCACGGTACAGGGTGCACCCTGTCGGCCGCGCTGGCGGCCATGCTGGGCCGGGGGCTGTCCGTGGTCGAAGCCGTGACGCGGGCCAAAGCCTATGTCCGCGAGACCATGACGCGCGCCATGCGCGTTGGCCGGGGAAAGCCGCTGCTGGGCCACCTGCCCCTGAACCATGCCTGA